The Nitrospinota bacterium genome has a segment encoding these proteins:
- a CDS encoding adenine phosphoribosyltransferase gives MPGDLQSSIRQIPDFPKKGILFYDITTMFSDARAFRRAIDMLVHRYIDRRPDVFAGVEARGFLVASALAYALGSGVVLIRKPGKLPAKTYKVAYSLEYGTNEIEIHQDAIKTGQRVVVVDDLLATGGTIHAAAELVKLAGGAVEELAFIIELTFLKGRDKLKNYEVHSLIKYDQ, from the coding sequence ATGCCGGGAGATTTACAGAGCAGCATCCGCCAGATACCGGACTTCCCGAAAAAGGGGATCCTTTTCTACGATATCACCACCATGTTCTCCGACGCGCGGGCGTTCCGCCGCGCAATAGACATGCTGGTGCACAGGTATATAGACCGCCGCCCGGACGTTTTCGCCGGGGTGGAGGCGCGCGGTTTCCTTGTGGCCTCGGCGCTGGCATACGCGCTGGGCTCTGGCGTGGTGCTCATCCGCAAGCCGGGCAAGCTTCCCGCCAAGACATACAAGGTGGCCTATTCGCTTGAATACGGCACAAACGAGATAGAGATACACCAGGACGCCATCAAAACGGGCCAGAGGGTGGTGGTGGTGGACGACCTTCTCGCCACCGGCGGCACCATCCACGCGGCGGCGGAGCTTGTGAAGCTGGCTGGCGGCGCCGTGGAGGAGCTTGCGTTCATCATCGAGCTTACGTTCCTTAAAGGGCGTGACAAGCTGAAGAACTACGAGGTCCATTCACTGATAAAGTACGACCAGTAA
- the rseP gene encoding RIP metalloprotease RseP — protein MNAVSFLSMFGDVTAGRMYGWLTFGGSAVIVLGLLIVAHEFGHFIVARLVGVRVEKFSIGFGPRIFSRKKGDTEYMVSWIPLGGYVKLFGDDPNSPEEGAESFLKQPVWKRLSIVGAGPAFNIALAIMIYSAAAMIGLPEGTRIIQEIQPDSPAATAGILPGDRIDAIDGVALERWVEVVDAIQKSPGKEIKMTVHREGGADTVINVTPKSHEAKTIDGKTIVIGQIGITPRQTVKSYPVHTAILKGAERTWDITALTVWSIGMLITRNIPADQIAGPIGIMKMAGDVAENGFVSLLLFIGLISVNLGILNLLPIPVLDGGHILFFGIEALLGRPVRIKHQEIAQQIGIFLLISLMAFAFYNDIMRLISG, from the coding sequence ATGAACGCAGTTTCGTTTCTTTCGATGTTCGGCGATGTGACCGCCGGGCGGATGTACGGATGGCTCACTTTCGGCGGTTCGGCCGTCATTGTCCTGGGCCTGCTTATCGTGGCGCACGAGTTCGGCCATTTTATCGTGGCAAGGCTCGTGGGGGTGCGGGTGGAGAAATTCTCCATCGGGTTCGGCCCCAGGATTTTCAGCAGGAAGAAGGGGGACACGGAGTACATGGTCTCCTGGATACCCTTGGGGGGCTACGTGAAACTTTTCGGGGACGATCCGAACAGCCCGGAGGAAGGGGCTGAATCGTTCCTAAAGCAGCCGGTGTGGAAACGTCTTTCCATCGTCGGCGCCGGGCCGGCGTTCAACATAGCGCTGGCGATCATGATATACAGCGCGGCGGCGATGATCGGCCTGCCGGAAGGGACCCGTATCATACAGGAAATCCAGCCGGATTCGCCCGCCGCCACCGCCGGGATATTGCCGGGGGACAGGATAGACGCCATAGACGGCGTTGCGCTGGAACGTTGGGTGGAAGTGGTGGACGCCATCCAGAAATCGCCCGGCAAGGAGATCAAGATGACCGTTCACCGCGAGGGTGGCGCGGACACGGTGATCAACGTCACCCCCAAAAGCCACGAGGCGAAGACAATTGACGGCAAGACGATAGTCATCGGCCAGATAGGGATCACGCCGCGCCAGACGGTCAAATCGTACCCGGTCCATACGGCGATATTGAAGGGGGCGGAGCGCACGTGGGACATAACGGCGCTGACGGTGTGGTCCATCGGCATGCTCATCACGCGCAACATCCCGGCGGACCAGATAGCCGGGCCCATCGGCATAATGAAAATGGCGGGGGACGTGGCCGAAAACGGCTTTGTGAGCCTTTTGCTTTTCATCGGGCTTATCTCCGTGAACCTTGGCATATTGAACCTTCTGCCGATCCCGGTGCTCGACGGCGGGCACATACTGTTTTTCGGCATAGAGGCGCTGCTGGGGCGCCCGGTGCGGATAAAGCATCAGGAAATCGCCCAGCAGATCGGCATTTTCCTTTTGATAAGCCTGATGGCCTTCGCGTTTTACAACGACATCATGAGGCTGATTTCAGGCTGA
- a CDS encoding prepilin-type N-terminal cleavage/methylation domain-containing protein: MTMRGALGRIGPNKGFTIIELTSVMVILAILSISAYPVITGSGGPGLSESAEVVKSDIRRTQLAAMTAGSVRSIAFTAGSAGYAYEIPAGGTGISRDSGSIAHGLTIGNGLTISFNSLGEPATGGQVSVALQGVSKTIAVAPFTGMVTIQ, encoded by the coding sequence ATGACAATGCGCGGCGCCCTTGGCCGGATTGGCCCCAATAAAGGTTTCACCATTATCGAACTTACGAGCGTGATGGTGATCCTCGCGATCCTTTCCATATCGGCTTATCCGGTCATCACAGGCTCTGGCGGGCCGGGGCTTTCGGAAAGCGCCGAGGTGGTCAAATCCGACATACGCCGCACCCAGCTTGCCGCCATGACGGCGGGATCGGTCCGCTCCATAGCGTTCACCGCGGGCTCCGCAGGATACGCTTACGAAATACCGGCAGGGGGAACCGGAATCAGCCGCGATTCAGGCTCCATCGCGCATGGTCTGACAATCGGGAACGGCCTGACGATAAGCTTCAACTCGCTTGGCGAACCTGCCACAGGGGGCCAGGTGAGCGTGGCCCTGCAAGGCGTATCAAAAACAATCGCCGTGGCGCCCTTCACCGGGATGGTGACGATCCAATGA
- the thrC gene encoding threonine synthase, with translation MAYKAWFECFNGDCREKYGLNEVVYNCGRCGSLLQVVHDYDEIARTSAAQWMRLFDERKRRNQWPFGSGVWKMKEWVCPEVADENVVSMYEGESNLFWAERLGREIGVPDLWIKLCGNSHTGSFKDLGMTVLVSMVKQMISSGKEIRAVACASTGDTSAALAAYCASAGIQSIVFLPRGKVSNEQLIQPIANGSLVLSLDTDFDGCMKIVQKVAEDKTIYLANSKNSLRIEGQKTVSVELTQQLDWDVPDVVIIPGGNLGNVSALGKGFMLMEKVGIISKRPRIVCAQAEKANPLYRYFKSGYKDYSPIQAERTYASAIQIGDPVSLQKAVSILKEFDGIVEQASEQELADACARGDRTGMYTCPHTGVALAALFKLVDRGVITSKSRVVVISTAHGLKFSKFKLDYHERALPDLESRYSNLPVHLPADEDAVRRVLDERLKK, from the coding sequence GTGGCGTACAAGGCCTGGTTCGAGTGTTTCAACGGCGATTGCCGCGAAAAGTACGGTCTGAACGAAGTTGTGTACAACTGCGGCCGGTGCGGATCGCTTCTGCAGGTGGTCCATGATTACGACGAAATAGCCAGGACCTCCGCCGCCCAGTGGATGCGCCTTTTCGACGAGCGCAAGAGGCGCAACCAGTGGCCATTCGGCTCGGGCGTGTGGAAGATGAAAGAATGGGTCTGCCCGGAGGTGGCGGACGAGAACGTGGTCTCCATGTACGAAGGGGAATCAAACCTTTTCTGGGCCGAACGGCTGGGCCGGGAGATCGGCGTGCCGGACCTTTGGATAAAACTTTGCGGCAACAGCCACACAGGCTCTTTCAAGGACCTGGGGATGACGGTGCTCGTCTCCATGGTCAAGCAGATGATAAGCTCCGGCAAGGAGATCCGAGCGGTGGCCTGCGCCTCCACTGGGGACACGTCGGCGGCGCTGGCGGCGTATTGCGCTTCCGCCGGGATACAGTCCATCGTGTTCCTGCCGCGCGGCAAGGTCTCCAACGAGCAGCTAATCCAGCCCATCGCCAACGGGTCGCTGGTGCTTTCGCTGGACACCGATTTTGACGGTTGCATGAAGATCGTGCAGAAAGTGGCGGAAGACAAGACGATATACCTGGCCAATTCCAAGAACTCGCTGCGCATCGAGGGGCAGAAGACGGTGTCCGTGGAGCTGACGCAGCAACTGGACTGGGACGTGCCGGACGTGGTGATAATCCCCGGGGGCAACCTTGGCAACGTTTCGGCGCTGGGCAAGGGTTTCATGCTCATGGAGAAGGTTGGAATCATAAGCAAGCGCCCCAGGATCGTGTGCGCCCAGGCGGAAAAGGCCAATCCGCTGTACCGCTATTTCAAAAGCGGGTACAAGGATTACTCGCCGATTCAAGCGGAGAGGACGTACGCCTCGGCCATACAGATTGGCGACCCGGTGTCGCTCCAAAAGGCGGTGTCCATATTAAAAGAGTTCGACGGCATCGTGGAACAGGCGTCCGAGCAGGAGCTTGCCGACGCGTGCGCCCGGGGGGACAGGACCGGTATGTACACCTGCCCGCACACCGGCGTCGCGCTGGCGGCGCTGTTCAAGCTTGTGGACCGTGGGGTGATAACCTCAAAAAGCCGCGTTGTGGTGATATCCACGGCGCACGGGCTGAAGTTTTCCAAGTTCAAGCTCGATTACCACGAGCGCGCCCTGCCGGACCTGGAAAGCCGCTATTCAAACCTTCCGGTGCATCTGCCCGCGGACGAAGACGCGGTGCGAAGAGTGCTGGACGAGAGGTTGAAGAAATAA
- the priA gene encoding primosomal protein N', whose amino-acid sequence MKKTFVEVIVPRPVRPLFTYSVPDGLAGGVAPGKRVEVPFGKRSLIGLIAKVTNKAEVETKPVISVIDPAPVVAEDLLKLAVWTARHYYAPPGDVIQLIMPKGDVKLDTVVLLVEGAEASSSRSKSAALMFSALSAKGGSRKLELLAADMEVTPAEMKKIVSAGVAAGFVRVTQSTRQVKERKAAGPLAMREVNPVELNAAQVKAFELVAEGMDASKFSVTLIHGVTGSGKTEVYATLARKALDSGKSVIALAPEIALADLLADRFHNRLGFAPFIIHSDMPPGERDKKWRAIAQAGPALVVGARSAVFAPVENLGLVIVDEEHDNSYKQETSPRYNGRDVAIMRGSICGAAVALGSATPSLESYHHALSGKYALAELPHRIDARPMPKVEIVEPEPGGGVGERLKSELAVRLERGEQSLLFINRRGAARYVMCGVCGKVVECRNCSISLVYHISTKTMRCHTCGYEEPAPKTCAQCDSADFFLGGLGSERIEKDIEAMFPAARVARMDRDTTSGRHAGSKILRSVGGGEVDILIGTQMVTKGHDYPNITLVGAVSADDTLHIPDFRAGERTFQLVTQAAGRAGRGDAPGLVIVQSKSADHHSVACAAGHDYKAFYETEINLRQATGYPPFARLAFIRIDASTQEVGEKYINMIRSSLEGVRRKTRGLEILGPAEGVIFRTKNRFNWRILLKAPNHAAIHAALDRFFDETGGGKQGQPGTVRVSVDMDPVNVM is encoded by the coding sequence TTGAAAAAAACTTTCGTCGAGGTGATCGTGCCGCGTCCGGTGCGGCCACTTTTCACATATTCCGTCCCTGACGGGCTTGCCGGCGGCGTGGCTCCGGGCAAAAGGGTGGAAGTCCCTTTCGGCAAACGCTCGCTCATCGGGCTTATCGCCAAAGTCACCAACAAGGCGGAGGTGGAGACCAAGCCTGTCATAAGCGTAATAGACCCCGCCCCTGTGGTGGCGGAGGACCTTTTGAAACTGGCGGTGTGGACCGCGCGGCATTACTATGCCCCCCCGGGGGACGTTATCCAGTTGATAATGCCCAAAGGAGACGTGAAGCTGGACACGGTGGTCTTGCTCGTGGAAGGGGCAGAGGCGTCCTCGTCACGCTCGAAGAGCGCCGCTTTAATGTTTTCCGCCCTGTCGGCCAAAGGGGGATCGCGCAAGCTGGAGCTTCTGGCGGCGGATATGGAAGTGACCCCGGCCGAGATGAAAAAAATCGTAAGCGCCGGCGTGGCGGCGGGATTCGTCCGCGTCACCCAGTCCACAAGGCAGGTGAAGGAAAGGAAAGCCGCCGGGCCCTTGGCCATGCGCGAGGTGAACCCGGTGGAGCTCAACGCGGCGCAGGTGAAAGCTTTCGAACTTGTGGCGGAGGGGATGGACGCCTCAAAATTTTCCGTGACGCTCATCCACGGCGTCACAGGCTCCGGCAAAACGGAGGTGTACGCAACACTCGCCCGCAAGGCGCTGGATTCCGGAAAATCGGTGATAGCGCTGGCCCCGGAGATAGCGCTGGCGGACCTTCTTGCGGACAGGTTTCACAACCGGCTCGGATTCGCCCCGTTCATCATCCATTCGGACATGCCGCCGGGGGAGCGCGATAAAAAATGGCGCGCCATTGCCCAGGCAGGCCCGGCGCTTGTGGTGGGGGCGCGGTCGGCGGTGTTCGCCCCGGTGGAAAACCTAGGGCTTGTGATTGTGGACGAGGAGCACGACAACTCGTACAAACAGGAGACATCGCCGCGTTATAACGGGCGGGACGTGGCCATTATGCGCGGCTCGATATGTGGCGCCGCCGTGGCGCTCGGCTCGGCAACGCCGTCGCTGGAGAGCTATCATCACGCGCTTTCCGGCAAATACGCGCTGGCGGAGCTGCCCCACAGGATAGACGCACGCCCCATGCCCAAGGTGGAGATTGTGGAGCCGGAGCCGGGCGGAGGGGTTGGCGAGAGGCTAAAGAGCGAGCTTGCCGTCCGGCTTGAGCGCGGGGAGCAATCGCTGCTGTTCATCAACAGGCGCGGGGCGGCGCGTTATGTGATGTGCGGGGTGTGCGGGAAGGTGGTGGAATGCCGCAACTGCTCGATAAGCCTCGTGTACCACATTTCCACCAAGACCATGCGCTGCCACACATGCGGATACGAGGAGCCAGCCCCCAAAACATGCGCCCAGTGCGATTCCGCCGATTTCTTCCTCGGCGGGCTTGGCTCCGAACGGATCGAAAAGGACATCGAGGCGATGTTCCCGGCGGCGCGGGTGGCGCGGATGGACCGGGACACAACATCCGGCCGGCATGCAGGATCAAAAATATTGCGCTCTGTCGGGGGTGGCGAGGTGGACATACTCATCGGCACCCAGATGGTGACAAAAGGGCACGACTACCCGAACATAACGCTTGTGGGCGCGGTAAGCGCGGACGACACGCTGCACATCCCCGATTTCCGCGCCGGAGAGAGGACGTTCCAGCTTGTCACCCAGGCGGCCGGGAGGGCGGGGCGGGGGGATGCGCCGGGGCTTGTGATAGTCCAGTCCAAAAGCGCGGACCATCACTCCGTCGCCTGCGCGGCGGGGCATGATTACAAGGCGTTTTACGAAACGGAGATAAACCTGCGGCAGGCCACCGGCTATCCCCCCTTCGCGCGGCTGGCGTTTATCCGGATTGACGCGTCCACCCAGGAGGTGGGCGAAAAATACATCAACATGATCCGTTCATCGCTGGAAGGCGTCCGGAGAAAAACGCGGGGGCTTGAAATCCTCGGCCCGGCGGAAGGGGTGATATTCAGGACGAAAAACCGTTTCAACTGGCGGATACTTTTAAAGGCCCCCAATCACGCGGCGATCCATGCGGCGCTGGACAGGTTTTTCGATGAGACCGGCGGCGGCAAACAGGGCCAGCCTGGCACAGTGCGGGTGTCCGTGGACATGGACCCGGTGAACGTGATGTGA
- a CDS encoding prepilin-type N-terminal cleavage/methylation domain-containing protein — MNRAGYTLIELVAVLVVLAALGAFSVNGVANSVDVYNAAIAENSLAQETWIAMERIRRELAEADVVSTPASGASSSNLVFTRPSAATCGQCVDRSTSVTFTFDQASGTLDRATQQSGAAILADSVTAFTASVSADTAALRVFTITLTRADRKTGRSFTAETSIFPPASRNATWRETVQ; from the coding sequence ATGAACCGCGCCGGTTATACATTGATAGAGCTTGTGGCCGTGCTCGTTGTCCTTGCGGCGCTTGGGGCGTTCTCCGTCAACGGCGTGGCAAACTCCGTGGACGTGTACAACGCCGCCATCGCCGAAAACTCGCTGGCGCAGGAAACATGGATCGCGATGGAGCGCATCCGGCGAGAGCTTGCGGAGGCGGACGTTGTCTCCACACCTGCGTCCGGAGCGTCGTCATCAAACCTTGTTTTCACAAGGCCCTCCGCCGCCACATGCGGCCAGTGTGTTGACCGTTCCACCTCCGTCACCTTCACATTCGATCAGGCCAGCGGAACCCTTGACCGCGCAACCCAACAATCCGGCGCCGCGATCCTTGCGGACAGCGTGACAGCATTCACCGCCTCCGTCAGCGCGGACACGGCTGCTTTGCGCGTGTTCACCATCACATTGACCCGCGCCGATCGCAAGACCGGCCGCTCCTTCACCGCCGAAACGTCCATATTCCCCCCGGCCTCGCGCAACGCCACCTGGCGGGAGACCGTCCAATGA
- a CDS encoding AAA family ATPase: MTDVTAELKLLIQSRYPVIYLLTHEEDRGEKILSAIAAEQGKKLIPWSISANDGSAQSPKKAADALDEALVSNEAALFMLRDFHHYVDNDVVMRKIRDVVREFTRSQKTLVIVSPILKIPVELEKDVTIVDLPLPGRYEIRAVLDEILAFASRNPKVSAALSEEDKDAVVNATMGLTVSEAKRIFSKALITDRVFDSRDISMILFEKKQLIRKSGTLEYFDSRENMNAVGGLSAMKKWLSSRKDAFTKRARDFGLPMPRGLLLLGVQGCGKSLSAKAVANLWGQPLLRLDVGRIFSSYIGSSEENIRRAIATAESLSPVILWIDEIEKGFSGIKSSGATDAGVTSRIFGTFITWMQEKTKPVFVIATANSIADLPPEMLRKGRFDEIFFIDLPGEEERKEIVRIHVEKRKRDAAKFDLAALAKAAAGFSGAEIEMAVVDSMYAAFARGDDFTGEDILNAIRATVPLSKTMAEDIGALREWAKHRARAAS, from the coding sequence ATGACTGATGTGACGGCGGAACTGAAACTTCTTATCCAGTCGCGCTACCCGGTGATATACCTGCTCACCCACGAGGAGGACCGTGGGGAGAAAATCCTTTCGGCCATCGCCGCGGAGCAGGGGAAAAAGCTGATCCCCTGGAGCATAAGCGCCAACGACGGCTCCGCTCAATCGCCCAAAAAGGCCGCGGACGCGCTCGACGAGGCGCTGGTGTCAAACGAGGCGGCGTTGTTCATGCTGCGCGATTTCCATCATTACGTGGACAACGACGTGGTGATGCGAAAGATACGGGACGTGGTGCGGGAATTCACCCGGTCGCAAAAGACCCTTGTCATCGTATCGCCCATATTGAAAATCCCGGTGGAACTGGAGAAGGACGTCACCATCGTGGACCTGCCTTTGCCGGGCAGGTATGAGATACGCGCTGTGCTGGACGAGATACTCGCTTTCGCCTCGCGCAATCCAAAGGTGTCCGCCGCGCTATCCGAGGAGGACAAGGACGCCGTGGTGAACGCGACGATGGGGCTCACCGTGTCGGAGGCGAAAAGGATTTTCTCCAAGGCGCTGATCACCGACAGGGTGTTCGACAGCCGCGACATAAGCATGATCCTGTTCGAGAAAAAACAGCTTATACGCAAGTCCGGCACGCTGGAGTATTTCGATTCGCGGGAGAACATGAACGCCGTCGGCGGTCTTTCGGCGATGAAAAAATGGCTTTCGTCGCGCAAGGACGCTTTCACCAAGCGGGCGAGGGATTTCGGGCTCCCCATGCCGCGCGGGCTTTTGCTGCTCGGCGTGCAGGGGTGCGGCAAGAGCCTTTCGGCCAAGGCCGTGGCAAACCTTTGGGGCCAGCCTCTGCTGCGGCTGGACGTGGGGCGGATATTCTCCTCCTACATCGGCTCGTCGGAGGAGAACATCCGGCGCGCCATCGCCACCGCCGAGTCGCTGTCGCCGGTGATCCTGTGGATAGACGAGATCGAAAAAGGTTTTTCCGGCATAAAATCGTCCGGCGCCACGGACGCGGGGGTGACGTCGCGCATATTCGGCACGTTCATCACCTGGATGCAGGAGAAGACCAAGCCGGTGTTCGTGATAGCCACGGCCAACTCCATCGCCGACCTGCCGCCGGAGATGCTTCGCAAGGGGAGGTTCGACGAGATATTCTTCATAGACCTTCCCGGCGAGGAGGAGCGTAAGGAAATCGTCCGCATCCACGTGGAGAAAAGGAAGCGGGACGCGGCAAAGTTCGACCTGGCGGCGCTGGCGAAGGCGGCGGCGGGATTTTCCGGGGCGGAGATTGAAATGGCGGTGGTGGACTCCATGTACGCCGCCTTCGCCCGTGGGGACGATTTTACAGGCGAAGACATCCTTAACGCCATCCGCGCAACGGTCCCATTGTCCAAGACCATGGCAGAGGACATAGGCGCCTTGCGGGAATGGGCCAAGCACCGCGCGCGCGCGGCGTCGTGA
- a CDS encoding type II secretion system protein, with protein sequence MTVRRRGFTLIEAVVTIVIMSIASATIFIPFLVSSQGIGGKGAAGKVRLALVAHQQAELYTRSLTGLSQTQWSQTLQSLAASSPLVISPDKTLDGETYRAIRSATCVAQDLAANDAACSAGFAKLTVTVTAINGGDTVTVNLIKTRAGI encoded by the coding sequence ATGACAGTCCGGCGGCGAGGTTTCACGTTGATAGAGGCCGTGGTCACGATCGTCATCATGTCCATCGCATCGGCCACGATTTTCATCCCGTTCCTCGTTTCATCGCAGGGGATCGGGGGGAAAGGGGCCGCCGGAAAAGTACGGCTGGCTTTAGTGGCCCACCAGCAGGCGGAGCTTTATACAAGAAGCCTCACCGGGCTAAGCCAGACGCAATGGAGCCAGACATTGCAAAGCCTTGCGGCATCATCGCCACTGGTCATATCGCCGGACAAGACGCTGGACGGGGAGACATACCGGGCGATACGTTCGGCCACATGCGTGGCGCAGGATTTGGCGGCCAATGACGCGGCCTGCTCGGCGGGATTCGCGAAGCTTACGGTGACGGTCACGGCCATAAACGGGGGCGACACCGTCACCGTCAATCTCATCAAGACCCGTGCGGGGATATAA